One Nitrospirota bacterium genomic window carries:
- a CDS encoding 4Fe-4S dicluster domain-containing protein, with amino-acid sequence MELLHTDTIPQFSICVQCGRCSAGCPVAFESEHTPRKIIRFLQWGWLKEASQSPFLWLCASCYTCTVRCPRGVDISGIMVALRRVAQEQGWVKSEEDLSYYKAFIKMIEKKGKINEFRLGFAVALRKIPLHPVEDAILFIKLLLRGKIYR; translated from the coding sequence ATGGAGCTTCTTCATACTGATACCATTCCACAATTCTCTATCTGTGTCCAGTGTGGACGATGTTCTGCCGGATGCCCTGTGGCATTTGAGTCAGAGCATACGCCAAGAAAGATTATTCGTTTTCTCCAGTGGGGCTGGTTGAAGGAGGCGAGCCAGAGTCCTTTTTTATGGCTCTGTGCCTCATGTTACACCTGTACCGTCAGATGTCCCAGGGGGGTTGATATCTCAGGGATTATGGTTGCACTGAGGCGAGTAGCACAGGAACAAGGGTGGGTTAAGTCTGAAGAAGACCTCTCTTATTATAAAGCCTTTATTAAAATGATTGAAAAGAAAGGTAAAATAAACGAATTTCGCTTAGGATTTGCAGTTGCCCTACGCAAAATACCACTCCATCCTGTAGAGGATGCCATCCTCTTTATCAAGTTACTGTTACGGGGTAAGATCTATAGATAA